The following proteins come from a genomic window of Candidatus Lokiarchaeota archaeon:
- a CDS encoding VWA domain-containing protein, giving the protein MSEEEPMEDVMEDIEYQEAIEEVELLLFLLDGSGSMTQTNTHDKRKKVEHLMDVMTDFIPRIKSSSAAPRFRVQNVYFSDKPYPQAQYQTIGDFEIDNPVEKAGGGRTAIADTLLKSRDLIDEFNGDDTLPNDKYATVFLITDGRETSQGDVEGSASMLKGHSVGPLLATVGVGKDADEDLLLKIASEPTPRQIRHLDQHHLLQYMPNQDKLYLRAHEEGQITKKTAEALRRFVYVLSKTAKKEE; this is encoded by the coding sequence TTGTCGGAAGAAGAACCAATGGAAGATGTTATGGAAGATATCGAATATCAAGAAGCAATTGAAGAGGTAGAACTCCTGCTCTTTCTACTTGATGGATCGGGAAGCATGACTCAAACTAATACTCATGACAAGAGGAAGAAAGTAGAACATCTGATGGATGTTATGACTGATTTCATTCCAAGAATAAAGAGCAGTAGCGCTGCACCTCGATTCAGAGTGCAAAATGTGTACTTCTCTGACAAGCCTTATCCTCAAGCCCAATACCAAACCATCGGAGATTTCGAAATCGATAATCCTGTGGAGAAAGCTGGTGGCGGAAGAACTGCAATTGCAGATACGTTACTCAAATCACGGGATTTGATTGATGAGTTTAACGGGGATGACACACTTCCGAATGACAAGTACGCAACTGTGTTCTTGATTACTGATGGCAGAGAAACAAGTCAAGGTGATGTAGAAGGATCCGCATCTATGCTGAAGGGTCATTCGGTTGGCCCCTTATTGGCAACCGTAGGTGTTGGAAAAGACGCAGACGAGGATCTTCTCTTGAAAATTGCTAGTGAACCCACTCCGCGTCAGATAAGACATCTTGATCAACATCATCTTCTGCAGTATATGCCTAACCAAGACAAGCTATACCTTAGAGCTCATGAAGAGGGTCAGATTACGAAGAAGACTGCTGAAGCTCTCAGGAGATTTGTGTACGTACTCAGCAAGACAGCAAAGAAGGAAGAGTAG